A section of the Lineus longissimus chromosome 1, tnLinLong1.2, whole genome shotgun sequence genome encodes:
- the LOC135495006 gene encoding atrial natriuretic peptide-converting enzyme-like isoform X7, translated as MTVTDSTYDNPSFQYDDFSHGPPTSRYKYQDEEPASITFKEGGEKKTCCCYALFILLIILIYAGVVVGVCIYFLVILPEQRASMKPIEHYTKIFSCQVRVVEGPFSQHNIMLNEPLSSQYQTFAGAWQFQMDQTFKDSSLGSNYDSTKVTSFGKGSLIINFDINLKKEIGAKESVYDDIKRIILSSCKVDKEKSTQSLCISGGFLFSRNDINVTSTDGKKPEATTTPPEPPSPDCVLIPNNTHFGCHTFYTHAIFPNFINQTNMKEAKAALLSNDILITTDCYWHTKLFLCSLLMPKCVNRTVNITTTAMPTTTGNTAPPTTAGATTQPAGGSHGGSTQPVGATTQTAGGSTQPAANSIQPSAGGTTHPVGGTTQSIQPSAGGTTQPVGGTTQPEGHQTKQAVGTTQLPRYPITEERPFQLPPCRNICDAAIKNCGWLYSWGSSTDYLKINCSDFPDSTDPEVCVGGQEANTPAVVGVCSKGYMECDNPQRCIHTTWKCDSYSDCEDKSDEKDCSYCQATKYKCSGGACVDEVARCNGTGECSMDSDEKHCVNLAPANTSAPRVNGQGVLQVYSSANASFIDACATGWDANATAMACKQMGFRSINATYVEVDATGDIGPKLKKSDLSGKYLHANLDLKATCPSNKTVQLTCGEAECGTRPAYVPSFARIVGGTEVRPGSWPWLVGLYGGERGAFYCAGVMINELWVLTAAHCIGGMTPLDDLNIHFGATRRFAFSKYKQVRKAVQMTRHPNHTMPDPPYDVGLIKVNESVVFNDYVRPICLPPHGKDMKPGMSGYVTGWGKTSETASGYSDVAKQVLVTLADTIECSATLINVAAYFKGMVQKGKSICAVGEIGYDACQGLKRGLHGDSGGPLAFEEKGKWYVGGIVSTGVGCARGYPAVYTSVPYYVNWIHSVIGT; from the exons TCGACCTATGACAATCCGTCATTCCAATATGACGACTTCTCACACGGACCTCCGACCTCAAGATATAAGTATCAGGATGAAGAACCGGCCAGCATCACTTTCAAGGAAGGCGGAGAGAAGAAGACTTGCTGCTGCTACGCACTTTTCATTTTACTTATTATCCTCATATACGCCGGTGTCGTTGTGGGAGTATGTATTTATTTTTTAG TTATTTTACCAGAGCAAAGGGCGTCGATGAAGCCAATAGAACACTATACGAAGATTTTCTCTTGTCAAGTCAGAGTAGTGGAAGGACCCTTCTCCCAACATAACATAATGCTGAACGAACCTTTGTCTTCCCAATATCAAACATTCGCTGGAGCATGGCAGTTTCAG ATGGACCAAACCTTTAAAGACAGTTCACTCGGCAGTAACTATGATAGTACAAAAGTAACAAGTTTTGG AAAAGGCAGTCTCATTATCAACTTCGACATTAATCTAAAAAAAGAGATTGGAGCGAAGGAATCAGTTTATGACGATATCAAGAGAATCATCCTATCATCGTGCAAGGTTGACAAAGAAAAGTCAACACAGTCATTATGTATCAGTGGGGGGTTCCTGTTTTCAAGGAATGATATCAACGTCACATCAACAGATG GAAAGAAACCAGAAGCCACAACCACTCCGCCGGAGCCGCCGA GTCCTGACTGCGTCCTGATACCAAACAATACACACTTTGGCTGCCACACATTTTACACCCATGCCATTTTCCCAAACTTTATAAATCAGACGAATATGAAAGAAGCCAAAGCGGCTCTTTTGTCTAATGATATATTGATAACTACTGACTGTTATTGGCATACGAAACTATTCCTATGCAGTTTACTGATGCCTAAATGTGTGAACAGAACGGTAAATATTACGACGACCGCCATGCCCACTACAACAGGCAACACAGCCCCACCCACAACTGCAGGTGCTACGACGCAACCAGCAGGCGGATCACATGGAGGATCTACCCAACCCGTTGGAGCTACGACCCAAACCGCAGGAGGTTCTACCCAACCAGCGGCTAATTCTATACAGCCTTCTGCTGGTGGTACGACTCACCCTGTTGGAGGTACTACCCAATCTATACAGCCTTCTGCTGGTGGTACAACTCAACCTGTTGGAGGTACTACCCAACCAGAAGGACACCAGACCAAACAGGCAGTAGGAACGACACAGCTTCCTAGATATCCTATCACAGAAGAGAGGCCATTCCAACTACCACCTTGTAGGAATATATGCGATG CTGCTATAAAGAACTGCGGATGGTTGTATAGCTGGGGAAGCAGTACCGACTATTTGAAGATTAACTGTAGTGACTTCCCCGACTCAACTGATCCCGAGGTTTGTGTAGGAGGGCAGGAGGCCAATACTCCAGCAGTTGTAG GGGTTTGTTCAAAGGGTTACATGGAGTGTGACAATCCACAACGTTGTATCCACACCACCTGGAAATGCGATAGTTACAGTGATTGCGAGGATAAGTCAGATGAAAAGGACTGTA GTTATTGTCAAGCGACAAAATACAAATGCTCTGGCGGGGCTTGCGTTGACGAGGTGGCAAGATGTAATGGAACTGGGGAGTGTTCAATGGACTCGGATGAAAAACACTGTG TAAACCTCGCACCCGCAAACACTTCTGCACCGCGTGTGAACGGGCAAGGCGTACTTCAAGTGTACTCTTCTGCGAATGCTTCTTTCATTGACGCATGTGCCACGGGATGGGACGCCAATGCCACGGCCATGGCATGCAAACAGATGGGCTTTAGATCAATAAATGCAACCTACGTCGAAGTCGATGCCACTGGAGACATAGGGCCAAAACTAAAGAAGAGTGATCTCAGTGGGAAATATCTTCATGCCAATTTAGATCTCAA GGCAACTTGTCCGTCCAATAAAACTGTACAGCTTACATGTGGGGAAGCAG AATGTGGCACCCGCCCCGCCTATGTCCCATCTTTCGCCAGAATTGTCGGTGGAACTGAAGTGCGACCGGGGAGCTGGCCTTGGCTAGTGGGTCTTTACGGTGGCGAGCGAGGCGCCTTCTACTGTGCTGGAGTCATGATCAACGAATTGTGGGTACTGACAGCTGCACATTGCATTGGCGG AATGACTCCACTGGATGATCTCAACATACATTTCGGGGCGACTCGTCGCTTCGCCTTCAGCAAATACAAGCAGGTTCGAAAAGCCGTTCAAATGACGAGACATCCGAATCACACCATGCCAGATCCGCCTTATGATGTTGGCTTGATTAAAGTCAATGAGTCTGTAGTTTTCAATGACTACGTGAGACCGATATGCCTGCCCCCTCACGGCAAGGATATGAAGCCAGGAATGTCCGGATACGTAACAGGGTGGGGAAAAACGTCGGAAACAG CATCCGGCTACTCGGATGTAGCAAAACAAGTCTTGGTCACCCTTGCTGATACGATAGAATGTTCGGCCACACTGATCAACGTTGCGGCATACTTTAAAGGGATGGTCCAAAAAGGCAAGTCCATATGTGCAGTCGGGGAGATTGGATACGACGCATGCCAG GGCTTGAAGAGAGGACTACAC GGAGACAGCGGAGGGCCACTCGCATTTGAAGAAAAAGGCAAATGGTATGTTGGAGGAATAGTGTCCACCGGGGTAGGATGTGCCAGAGGTTATCCTGCAGTTTATACTAGTGTGCCGTACTACGTAAACTGGATACACAGTGTGATCGGTACTTAG